The genomic stretch TATATGCTATTAAGTATCATACTCTTGGTTGTCTTCTCTCTCTGGAATCACTCTGTATATGGTCATTATTTGGGAATGCGCGGGTTGAATACAATGACTGACATGGAGAAGGGAGGGGTCGCTCGTAATTTATTTTCTGAATGGACGGCTGATCTTTGGGGTAGTGAGTTTAAGATTGGAATTTTTAAAGGTTACCCAATCCTATTTCTTGGAATATTTTGTTTATGGGTCGAAAAGAAGAAACACATCTTTTCCTTCCTACTTGCTGGAATTTTATTTATCCTTTTTCTTCCAATTATTTCACCTTATCGAGCAGGTGTAGACATCTTTGGAATGCGTTATTTTGAAAGTGGAATCTACCTTCTGATGCTTGGAGTATTTCTTTCTTTTGCACAAAAGGATTCACCATACAAGTATTATCTACTCATTTTGCCATTTGTATATTTTTGTTATAAATCAGATTTACGTGCAATTAAACAATGGTCCTCATCTGCAAAGTTATACCATCAAGTGATGAATTCTTTTGATGATTTGAATCCTGATTTGATCGTACACAGAGGGCTCTCTTTATCCTATCTTATTGGGGTTAGTTATATAAAATATCCGCAGGTGGCCGTTTATTCGAATGAAGATTGGTTAAAAGTAGAAACTGTCCTAAAAAAACAAGAAAAAAGAATCCTATTTTTGGAATGGGAGGGCAATCAGTTAGTAAATAATGAATTTCCAGAAAACGTTTGGATACAAAAATTCGATATCAACTTTAAACTTAATCCTAAACAATATGTAATTCGATCAGAACACAAACTTGCTCATTTCAAGGGTTATGTGTTGGAAAAACCAAAATGAAGAAAATTATGAATTGGCTCTCTCTTTTTCTACATTGGGTTACTTCGAAACGGATCCTTTATCTGATTTTAGGATTGGTAGTGTGTTTCCTTGTTTACAAGAGAATATCCTGGGATTCTGGTATTAGTCCGTTAATTCAATCAGATTCGCAAATCAAACTCTATCAAACGATTCAATATAAAGAAAAAGGGATTCAAAAACACGAATGTTATTCTAAAAATATTGAAATAGACCCGGAGTTCAGGTTTTATCCCTTCCGATATCCTTGGGTATACTTTATTCAAACTCGTGACAATCAGAAGAAATGTGTGTTTCAATATCCAACGTTCTTTGCTCAAACATTTTCTCTCCTTCCCATACCTTACCGTTTTTTAAATGGGATGATATTATTATTTTACTTTTTTCTTACTTTGGGTTTCGTTTATGTCCTTCGGTCTGTATTTTATATTAGAAAAATCGAAATTCTCTGTTTAGGTGCTATTTTATTTTTAGTTGGCTATAGTATTTCGAGTGCTATTGAGTTTTCAGAAAGTATTCCATCTCATATATTCTTGTTATTTTTTTTCTATGGTGCTTTGGTTTTGGAAAGTGCAAAGAAACACATTCTTATTACCTCTTTTTTTGCAGGAATATCCGGAGGTATTTCGATTTTTCTTCGTTCGGAGTCGGTAATTTATATCGGTGTTTTAGGTTTTTTTGTTCTAATCTCCAACCGTCGCAAAATCACTTCTATCATTAAGCTTTATTCACCTTTAATTATTGGTTTTTCGTTAGCTGTATTTTTGTTAGGTGCTTATAACTTTCATGAGTTTGGCGAAATATTTGGTGTGCGAAGTAAGGTGAGTCTAAATGATTTTGGGCGATTGCAATTCAGTGATCGATTACACTTTTTTAAAGAATTTATTTTAGGAAACACATATCGAACAGGTTTTTTATATTATTGTTTTCCCGTAGTTTTACTTATCATATTCTCGTTGATTAAATTGAATCTAACGCAAATTCAGAAACTTGTCATTGGGGTAGCTTTCGTTTCACTGGTTTTTGTTGTTTTACTTAGTCCGTATTCTCAGGGTGGTTTATATCTTGGCCTACGTTATACAGAATTTTCATATTTATTGTTTTCTATATTTGTAATATCTTTGCTTTCGAAAGATGAACATTTAGAAGACAAACGATGGATATTGTTACTAATAATCTTACAAATTGTTTTAGGTTTTTATCACGTGAAACGAAATTTTAAAACAATCGATTTTGTAAAAAAATACCACGAAATTTTGCAGTCCGAATGGAATAAATATCCAGATGCACCGGTAGTTCATTTAAGTACGTTTGATTTGTTATTAATCTCCGATTCGTTTTTGAAGAAACCTCATTTGATAGCTAATAAACAAAGTGAATTTGAGGATTTAGAGACTAGGTTTCATGACCTAGGTATATCTCAATTCCGAGTTTTCGTCTATGACTTTAAGCCACCGAAAGATGATAATATTTCTGATGAGTTTTATAATGAATGGGTAAACTCAAAATATGAAATCGAATCTAAATTCTATAGAAAGATTTCTGATTCTAATACGGCGGGCTACCGCTATATGCTATGGGAAAAAAAATAGAGATTTATT from Leptospira wolbachii serovar Codice str. CDC encodes the following:
- a CDS encoding LA_3751/LA_3752 family putative glycosyltransferase; translated protein: MNFTKRLGIYFLIILIPTFYRWKWNEDTVFISSDPEIKYYQVVNSLNGGNAEECYFPAKDLGFDLTMIPFGYPWAFELKDGRCVFQYPVLFTWLQKLFLAVISLKWLTFFPILFFFFNFILLDRIISRIDTRGLRILSSVVIIHCLTPIFLSSLDYSELTLTNFFFLAAILSYNLFSEKKQFRFGLLLAVSIVFNFQLRPESTIGLLLYFSISFFYEREKLQRIKILFPYMLLSIILLVVFSLWNHSVYGHYLGMRGLNTMTDMEKGGVARNLFSEWTADLWGSEFKIGIFKGYPILFLGIFCLWVEKKKHIFSFLLAGILFILFLPIISPYRAGVDIFGMRYFESGIYLLMLGVFLSFAQKDSPYKYYLLILPFVYFCYKSDLRAIKQWSSSAKLYHQVMNSFDDLNPDLIVHRGLSLSYLIGVSYIKYPQVAVYSNEDWLKVETVLKKQEKRILFLEWEGNQLVNNEFPENVWIQKFDINFKLNPKQYVIRSEHKLAHFKGYVLEKPK
- a CDS encoding LA_3751/LA_3752 family putative glycosyltransferase, coding for MNWLSLFLHWVTSKRILYLILGLVVCFLVYKRISWDSGISPLIQSDSQIKLYQTIQYKEKGIQKHECYSKNIEIDPEFRFYPFRYPWVYFIQTRDNQKKCVFQYPTFFAQTFSLLPIPYRFLNGMILLFYFFLTLGFVYVLRSVFYIRKIEILCLGAILFLVGYSISSAIEFSESIPSHIFLLFFFYGALVLESAKKHILITSFFAGISGGISIFLRSESVIYIGVLGFFVLISNRRKITSIIKLYSPLIIGFSLAVFLLGAYNFHEFGEIFGVRSKVSLNDFGRLQFSDRLHFFKEFILGNTYRTGFLYYCFPVVLLIIFSLIKLNLTQIQKLVIGVAFVSLVFVVLLSPYSQGGLYLGLRYTEFSYLLFSIFVISLLSKDEHLEDKRWILLLIILQIVLGFYHVKRNFKTIDFVKKYHEILQSEWNKYPDAPVVHLSTFDLLLISDSFLKKPHLIANKQSEFEDLETRFHDLGISQFRVFVYDFKPPKDDNISDEFYNEWVNSKYEIESKFYRKISDSNTAGYRYMLWEKK